The Thermococcus sibiricus MM 739 DNA window TTTGAAGAGATTATGTTGACTATTATATCCCCTTCTATTAAAACTGCCACATCTTTTTTGAGTCCATTGACATCAAGAACATAATCAGCAACAATTGCCTTCATTTTTATTCCCTCCTGGAAATTAACTTTTGAATGGCAATATATTTAAATTCTATGCCAGACTGACAATTCTAAAAGCGAAGGTTTTAAATATGATTTTACAAGTTAGTGTTGTGATGAATATGCCGTTAATATTTGAAGTAAAGGGCAGAAAATTCCTTGCAAAAGTTCTCTGGAATAATTGACTCTCTTCTGGGATAAATTAATAAAGTCAACAATGAAAATTCAAGCAAGATTGGAGGTGTTTTATGATGATTGAAAAAATTTATTGCATGGATGTAAAGCCTAAAATGGAAGGAGAAAGAGTTAAGCTTGCAGGCTGGGTTTATAGAAAAAGAGAAGTTGGTAACAAAGTGTTTATAGTATTGAGAGACTCAAGTGGAATAATTCAAACCATATTTATGAAAGACTTGAGTGAAGATGCATATGAAAAAGCAAAGCAAGTGGGAATAGAATCAAGCGTTATTATTGAGGGAACTGTAAAAAGTGACTCCAGAGCCCCAACCGGAGTTGAAATTCAAGCAGATAAAATTGAAATACTCCAAAACGTTGAATTCTTCCCCATCACAAAGGATGCAAGCGATGAGTTCTTACTCGACGTGAGGCATTTACACTTACACTCACCAAAAGTCGGGAGTGTAATGAAGGTCAAAGGCACTTTAATGCAGGCTGCAAGAGAATGGCTACTCCAGGATGGATGGTACGAAGTCTTTCCCCCAATCCTAGTTACTGGAGCCGTTGAAGGAGGAGCCACACTCTTCAAACTGAAATACTTTGATAGGGAGGCCTATCTCAGCCAATCGGCCCAACTCTACCTCGAGGCCGCAATATTTGGCCTCGAAAAAGTTTGGAGCTTAACACCAAGCTTTAGGGCTGAAAAGAGCAGAACAAGAAGACACCTTACCGAGTACTGGCATTTAGAACTTGAAGCCGCTTGGATGGATTTATGGGATCTCCTTGAGGTGGAGGAAGAACTTGTAAGCTACATGGTTCAAAGAACGTTAGAACTTAGAAAGAAAGAAATTGAAGAGTTTAGGAAAGACTTCACAACCCTCAAGAACAGTGAACCACCATTCCCGAGAATAAGTTATGACGAAGCTATTGACATTTTACAAAGCAAGGGAGTTAAAATCGAGTGGGGAGAAGACATGGGTGCGGATGAGGAGAGGATTCTAACACAAGAGTTCGACAGGCCATTCTTCGTCTATGGTTATCCAAAGCACATAAAGGCATTCTACATGAAGGAGGATCCCGAAGACTCAAGAAAAGCATTAGCTGCGGACATGCTGGCCCCAGAAGGCTATGGTGAAGTGATTGGGGGATCTCAGAGGGAGGATGATTATGAGAAGCTTGTTCAGAGAATACTCGAGGAGGGCATGGACCCAAAGAACTACGAGTGGTACCTTGACCTTAGGAAATACGGTAGTGTTCCACACAGTGGTTTTGGTCTTGGGCTTGAAAGATTGGTAGCTTGGGTTCTCAAGCTTAACCATATTAGATGGGCCACACTATTCCCAAGAACACCATCCAGAATTTACCCCTAAAACCCCTTTACTTTTAAATTTTCAAAAAACCGTAAGATTTATAAATGCAACCGAGCCCAATAAACTCCGAGGGCCCGTAGCCTAGCAGGATAGGGCGCCGGCCTTCTAAGCCGGAGGTCCCGGGTTCGAATCCCGGCGGGCCCGCCATCAACCACCCATAGATATCTTCTAACTTTTCAAAAACTCTTCTTGTTTTTGGGGCGTTTATTTTAGAGGCCTTTGGAACTTTTTGGAGCGCAATCAGAGATTCTTCACTCAACTTTGTCTTTGATAAACTTCCGTATTAGAATATATTAAGTAAAATTCCCGTTATCAATTTGAAAAAGTTTAATTGGGAATATTTAAAAGAGGAAATGTACTAATTAACAATAGGTGATAAAAGTGAAAAAATGAAAAATCGTCAGCTGTTCTAGTCATTTTGGGAATGGTCCTTGCTCTGATGGTATCCTCTTATACTCTCGGCAGTCTCATGTTTACAAAAAAGGTAAAAGACGAAGCAAAGGAAATTTTTAGTGATAGTACAGAAATAAAACCAGAAGTTGTTACTGAGAAGGATATCGAAGGATTGCCAGAACCAGTTCAAAGGTACTTAAAATACACTCAAATTATAGGCAAGGAGAAAATCAAAACTGTCAGGCTGAAACAGGGTGGATATTTCCGGATAAACGAGAATAAGTGGAGTCCAATACAAGCAGAACAATACTTTAATGTTGATGGTGTTGAGTTTATCTGGGTGGCAAAGACAAAATTTGCCCCACTGTTGTCAATATATGCAAAGGATGAATTTATTGATGGCGAGGGAAATTTGGTAGTCATGAGTTTATACCTGCATCAAGCTGAATGTGAGGGAATGTTATGAAACATAGGATAAGAGTCGCAGCCATAATTGTTAGAGATGATTCAATATTGCTTGTTAAGCACGTTCATCCAGAAACAAAATATGAATGGTGGGTACCGCCTGGTGGAGGAGTCGAAAATGGAGACAATTCTATCTTTGATGCCGCCAGAAGAGAAGTTTGGGAGGAAACTGGTCTAAATGTAAACGTGATTCCAGAATTTAAGTACATAAGAGAGTTTTTTGATAAGGAGAATAATACCCTAAATTTAGAAATATTTGTTGAAGCTGAAATTATTAGCGGAGATTTAACAATTAAAAATGTTTGTGGAAATGGCAAAGATGAAGATTATATTAAATCAGTAAAATGGATCTCAAAGGAAGAAGTAGGCGAATATGAGATATTTCCAGAAATAATAAAAGAAAAATCATTTTGGGTGAAAAGACAAAGTAAAGTTACTAAGTATCTAGGAAGGCAGACGAGTTAAGAGAGCAAAAGACCTACAAACCCTCAGACGAACACATCGGAAGCACTAGAAACTTTTTTAAGATAGAATTTACATGCTATAGGAGGAGGTGATTAAAATGATGCTACTTGTTACGTACATTATAATCTTGTTGGGAATATTGTTGACTCTATTTGGTGCTTTAAAAAGAAAAGAAACTTATGGAAAAGTTCTATTAGGCGTAGGAATAACAATTACGATATTAGGCATATGTTTTATTTATGTAATTACCCTACCTTTAAGGTGAAGAAATGCGACGAAATAGCAGACGAGATATCTAAGACCGCTTTTTCTCAAGGATATGCTCCAATAATAACGGATAAAAAGCCTCACTATAATACCCAACTTTATCTTTGACAAACTTCATGCATTCTTTGAACATTAATAAAATTCTTGCCATCACATTGGAAAGATTTAATTGGAAAGATTTAAAAGGAGAAAATTTACCAATTAAACAATAGTGAAACTATCTGCAAGAAGATAGTTGGAATGGGCACGCAGAAATCAGATAACGCAGCATATACGCTACGAGCTAATGCCATTGCCCTTCGGGATATTGCTCACTACGATCGCAACGTCATATATGCTGGAATGTTATACACTATTGCTTCAATTCAATTTGCATTAAAATACTTGAGGGTTGGAAGATGAATGTAAAAATAGAGGAAACTACAAATCATATTGAATATGTTATTAAAGATGTTCCGTCTCAATATCATGATACATTAAAACATTACTTTTTTACACAAAATGAAGATCAATTTGTAAAATCATATAGAAAGGATACATTTATGTTTCCACACAATATTAGTGAAATAGAGTCAAGATTTTCGAAACATCTAGTAGAAATGTTGGAAATAACAAATGGCAATAAGTCTATGGATTGGGAACTTTCGCTTAGTAGAACTATAGAAATATTAGATGAAAAGAATATCAAATGGTGGTTAGCAGGGAGTACAGCCTGTGCAATAAGAGGGATTAATATAAAACCTCGAGATATAGACATTATGACATATAAATCTGAGATTTCTAAAATTAAACATGCTTTTAAAAATTATATAATAGAACCTTTTCATTATATTAATGACTGGGTCGTGAGTGGGTTTGGTGTAGTCTTTATTGAAGGACGAGTAGACATAGCTTTTGATCCAGTGGAAAGTTGTGATGATAATGGAAGACTAGATTTTGGATACTATGCATCAAATAATTTAGAGACTATCCAATGGAAAGGTAAGCAGATTAAAGTACCACCAGTTGAATTACATATTAAATCAAATGAAATACGGAGAAGAACTGAAAGAGTTAAGTTAATTAAAGAATACATAGAAAAAAGGTAGAATCTTTTAAAAGGAGGATTTGTACTTGCTAAATTCGATTTCAATCTGGAATTTTATTGATGAAGAGAATGACATAGTTGATTTGACAATTCTCTTCACTGAAAATGGTTTTGATGCTGTTTCTTTTACACCTGAATCAATTTTTAGATTGAGTAAATCTAAGATTAGCAAATTGAAATCAGTTATTGATGAGAAAAGGATACCTGTTACTATTCATGCAGATTTTAACATATCAACAAATGAAATTGATAAACTTTTCGATATATTCGATAATTCACTAAAATGTATTTCATTAGATCCGAGATGTAAAATAGATCAGGACGGCAATTTTTTTGAATCTTTAAATGTAATAAAAACTTTAGAGTATCTTATTGATAAAACTGAAAGTAAAGGGATTTTGTTTGGACTAGAAGATTTCCCATTAGATTCAAACGCATTAAAAAACCATTCAAATCAAATGCAAAGAATATTAAAATGTCCGAGATATGGTATATTATTAGATCTAGGCCACATGAATTTAAGAATAAATAATCATGCATATTTTAAAAATAAAGGAATAATCAAATATATAACGGATATTCCCGTTAAAATTATTGAGTTACATGTACATGATAATGACTCATTAGGAGATAAGCATATGCCTCCTGGTAAAGGCGTATTGGATTATAATACCGTAGTTAATACATTGAAAGAATTAAAATTTAATAGTATTGCAACACTTGAAATAGCTCCAAAAAGATATAATTCTACACCAACAATGGAAATAGAATCAGCTATTCAAGGAGTTCAATTTTGGAGAAACATGTATTAAATATTGTAGATAAAATTCGTTAGGCGAAATTGGTTAATTGAACAGGAGTAGTTATAGGGCTTTAGTGGAAATACACGAGATGAATGATACAGACGAATCCTTTGTTGGAACATGTACACATGTCAATGATGATCTAAAGGTCTCCCTGGGTAAATATGCTGAGCTGGACCCGTTACTGAGCCTTTTGCTTTGATACCTTAACGAAAAAACAGAACATAAATGAAAACTCCATATTATTGCCAAACCTCAAATCTCCGCCAAAATTCTTTCCAAAATGTTAACGAGCCTTTCTGCACTATCCTTAAGCTCTCTGCTCATCTCAACAAAAAGCCCGGTTTGCTTTGGCTGGGCTCCTATTAGAATGAACCTGGAATTTATGTTTTGCTTTAGATAACCAACCAGAAGCTTTAGGGGCATCTTGTGGGTTGAAAACGCCTCTCCGAGAGTTCCCTCGGGATCGGCCAAAACTATCTCACCCGGCTTTCCCTCAAAGTGCACTGCATCTATAAAGACCACATGGGAGGGATTTTCCCTTATTATCTTACCAGCGTAGCTTTCCGGCATTTCGCCACAGTTCAGAAAAACCACTTTTTGATTAGAAATCCTTTCTTTCAATTTTTCAACAACATAAACTCCAAAAGCATCATCTCCTCTAGTATCGTTTCCAATCCCACAAATCAGAACCCTCTTAGCATCTTTAAAAAATTCCTCTAACTCCATTCAAACCACCATAAATAAAGATTAAAGGGAATCAGCAACTCTTTCAATCTTTTTGGAGAATTCACTTTTCAATAGCTCCTCAACATTGCCGACTTTCTCGTCCAAGTCTTTGTAAAGAGGAATTCCAACTAAATAAGGAACATTGAACTCATTGGCAATTTCCTCAATGTCTTTTTCTTCATCCAGCTTTAAATTCTCCACAAGGCCAACTATCTTGAACTTCTGCTCTTTTAAGAGTTCAATTAGTTTTTTAATCACATTAATGGCAAGCTTTGAAGGGGTTGCAACAACTATGAATTCTCCCTCCTTAAGAAACCTCAAAATATCTAAAAATTGATCTCCCATTCCTGGAGGCATGTCAATGACAAGGAAATCAAGCTCATCCCATCTTGTTATTGCCAAAAGCTCTATTAAAGCATCGCTTATTTCCATTCCTCTCAATGGGGTGGGCTTATCCTCAGAATAATAAACAATGCTCATAAACTTAATTCCATGAACTTCCGGGGGGATTACTCCTCTATCTTCCTCTGGAAATTCTTTGGGTTCAAAGCCAAGAATGACATGGTCACTGGCCCCATGGAAGTCCAGATCAAGAAGACCAACTTTATAACCTTTCTTTGCAAGAACTAAAGCCAAGATAGTAGAAACCATTGACTTCCCTACCCCCCCTTTTCCACTCACTACTGGAATAATCCTGTTTACCTTTTCGAGCCTTGCTTCAATGGCCTTTATCCTTGGGTCAATCATTCATCATCACCCTCAACTTTTATTGCTGCTAAGTAGACTCCTCTTCCTTTTGTAACTTCAAAGTCTCTACTTCCACAGTTTGGGCAAGCCAAAAAGGCGTGAACAACTTCTGGTATGAAATGAATATCCTCCTTTATTGTCTCGTTAAAGCTTTCTTTTACATCTTTAAGCTTCCATTCATTTCCACAGTTTCTACACTTGAATTCTGCTTCTTCAATAATAAATTCGAGTTCTGCTTCCTCTGCAATCGTTCCCTTTTTTATCTCGTTAATAGCAAACTCTAATATTTCCTGATTAACATCTTGAAGTTCCCCAAGAGATATCCTCATTGCAAGTACTTTTTCTTTCCCATGTTGTCTTGCAAACTCGATTGCAGTCCTAACTATACCATCAGCAAGTGCCCATTCGTGCATTCTATCTCCTCCAAAAGAATCTAAACAAGGGGGTTTATAAATGGTGATGTTTTGAACAAAGTGTTAAAAAGAAAAAGATCAGTGCCACGTAATAGTTTTGTGCTTAACCTTCCCGGCAAGGGCATCCTTTAATGCTTGCTCCATAATCTCCAAGCCCTTTTCTGCAATTTTTTTCGTTATTACAAGCGGCGGCGTTATTCTTATAACGTTTCCAAACATACCATAACTCGGCAAGATAAGACCAAGTTCAAATGCCCTCCAGCATATCTTCCCAGTCAAATCCGGATTGGGAACCTTGGTATTGGGCTTCACTATTTCTGCACCTATCATCAGGCCCTTGCCCCTAACATCTCCAATGACATCGTAGCTCTCCTTCATCTCAAGTAGGCGTTTCTTTATGAACTCTCCAACCTTCAGAGCGTTCTTAAGGAGGTTTTCCTCTTCTATTATTCTAAGGGTCGCATATGCAGCTGCTGAAATGACCGGGTTAGCGGCTGGAGTTAACAGTGCAGAACCGCTTGTCATCTCCATGAGGTGGGCTTTTCCGATTACTCCGCTAAGTCCCATTCCACTGGCCACGCCTTTTCCAAAGGAAATAAAATCGGGCTCTACTTCAAACCACTCACTTCCAAACCACTTCCCTGTCCTTCCAATTCCTGTCTGCACCTCATCCATTGCCAAGAGAATTTCCCTCTCATCCAACACTTTTTTGAGCTCTTTGAAGAAGTTATCCGGTGGGACTACTATTCCAGCATCTCCTTGAATAGGTTCAGCTAGGAGGATACTCACTTCATCTGGGGGTATAACGTGAGCAAAAACGTAATTCTCGAGATAGTCCAAGAAGGCATTTATTAACTCATCAGGCTCTTCATATCCATCGATATTCCAGACATTTCTATAAGGATTTGGGTATGGGATCCAGACTACATTTGGAACTAACGGGGAGAAGCCTCTTTTTTGTGAGCTCTGGAAAGCAGCCACCGAGGTTGCTCCATAGGTTTGCCCATGATATGCTCCAATAAACGCTATGATCCATGGTTTTCTTGTTGCAAAGCGAGCGACTTTCATGAGCAGATCAATGGAATCGCTCCCACTTAATCCAAAGAGGATTTTTGGGTTCTCTATTGGAGATTTCTCGGCCAAAATTTCTGCAACTTCTATCGCTCTTTTGCTGTAAGTGTAGCCGATCATCGAGTGCTGTATTTTTGAAACCTGCTCCTGCACTTCTTTAACCAACTTGGGATGAGCATAACCTGTTGAAGCTGCAGCGGCTCCAGCTAAAAAGTCTATGAAAACATTGCCATCTACATCTTCTATCAAAGCCCCATAACCCCTCTCGGGCACAACGGGAAAGAGTTTAACGCCCAAACCTTGAGAAATCACCCTTTTTTCTCTTTCTACAAGCTCCTTGGCTTTTGGCCCAGGAGGAGTAACAACCAGCTTTGGATACTCCATTTAGATCACCTCATAAAACAATAAAAAGTTAAAAAGTGGGAAGAAATCATGGGTTTGTGGAGAGGAATTCGTTAGTGTATCTCTTGATAACCGTCGCCAAGAGCAAGAGACCAATGAGGTTTGGTATTGCCATAAGTCCGTTCATCATATCTGAGAATGTCCACACGTTCTCAAGAGCTGTTGTGGCACCTATGAAGATGAAGACGACAAAGAGCAGGTTGTAAACTAAGTGGAGCTTTGGATATAGCTTTGCAAACTTCTCTGGGTCTCCCTCAATCCACTTTGCAAGGTACATGACATTTTGTCTACCGTAGAAGGACCATGCGAGCACTGTAGAGTAAGCGAAGAATATAACGCCTATAACCACCATAACTTCACCTATGTGACCAAATGCTCTAGCAAATGCTTCCTGAGTTAGTAGAGTGCTGGTCTTCCCGGTTTCCCAAGCTCCAGTGGCAACAATTGAAATACCCGTGAGGGAACAAATAATAATGGTGTCGATGAATGGGCCGAGCATTCCTACATGAGCTTGTCTTGATGGGTGGTCTGTTCTTGCAGCAGCATGTGCAAGTGTAGCAGTTCCAAGACCCGCCTCGTTGGAGAAGAGACCTCTTGCCACACCCCATCTTATAACAGTACCAACTGCACCACCGGCGACGGCCTTTCCTGTGAATGCATCTCTAAAGATAAGGGCAATTGCGCTTGGTAGCTGTCCCGCATATTTTATCCATACACCAATTGCGAAGATAAAGTAGATTATTGCCATAAATGGAACCAGTGCTTCTGTAACCTCACCGATTCTCTTAATTCCACCAACGATAACTATGAATGTTATGAATGCAAAAAATGCTCCAGTTACCCAATAGGGGACATTGAAAGCCTGTTCCATTCCCAATGCTAAGGAGTTTGCCTGCGTCATGTTTCCAATTCCAAATGCTGAAATTGCAGCGAATATTGCAAAGAGAATCGCAAGTGTTTTTCCAATGCTTGGAAGAGAGCGTCCTGAGAGAAGATATAAGGCTAGTATTAAGAACAAGATTGCAATTATTGCTGCAAGGATCATAAGTCCTCCGCCTAGCTTTGTAGCTTCATAACCTACAAAGAGTGCAAACAGTATTACAAATATCCCAGCTATCGTTCTCCAAGTTGGCGAAATTTCCTCTTCAGCAAGCCCTCTTTCTAAGAAGTTGAAAGTCCCACCTATCATTGTGCCATCTGGCAGTTTGCCTCTAAATGCTACACCTAAAAGAGCCTCTGAGTATCTCGTGGCCATCCCTACTAAAGCTGTTACCCACATCCAAAATAGAGCACCAGGCCCTCCTGCGGCTATAGCAGTTGCCACACCTGCAATGTTTCCTATACCAACCGTTCCGGCAATAGTTGCTGTTAAAGCTTGGAATGGTGTAACGTCACCTTCACCTTGCTTTTTCTCCCCTCAAAGAGGGTAAACTTTATTGACCATCCTAGTCTCCGGAACTGAATCCCCCCTAGATACAAGGTCAATAGCAGGCCAGTACCTACCAGCAAAACCATTATTGGGGGACCCCAAACCATGCCATCCAACCAGTTTATAAAGTCCATAATGGCACTCATCTTAGCACCTCCAAAGAGCACTGTACAGTGCATTATAGCATTAGGAATAATGTCAAAGAACTATTTAACCCTTTCCCAACATATTTGTAAAGTTAAGGAATAAAATCAGAGAAGAGAGTGCTATTAGTGAATATATCTTCAAAAATTTGTAAAACTAAATAAAAGATTACCAGAACTTTCCGTGTTCTTCTCTGGGTATTGGACATAGAACTATCCTTCTTGCCCACAAACAATCCCCACAACTTGGCACGTTTCCCCAGCAGTCCATTTTTGAGCCCTTTGCATAGTCACATGCATCAACAACCGGACAATCAGTACAAGAGGGATAAAGGGAGTTCCTAACGCTGAATCTAAACCATGTGTATTCCCTGCTGGTCCATATTTCTTTCAAGGATTTTTCTTTTACATTGCCGAAGGAATAAGCCTCAACTTTTTTATGCCGTCCAAAGATGTATTCTGGATATGTGTGAAGGAACCGATAGCAGGGAACAACTTCACCGTCCCACCTAACCACTGCAACATTGTTTTCAACAAAATCGCAATGTCTTTCGCTTCTAAGTTTGAATTCCGCTATTTTAACAGGAAATCCACGGTATATTTGGGGATAAAGCTTAGAGAGTGCCTTGCTTATATCAACACTTCCGTCGTAGATTATCATCTCGGCATGCTCCGGTGTAATTGGCATTAGGTTTGAGAAAAGTAGGGCGTCTATGTTAAACTTAGAAAGATACTTCACAAGCTCTGCCATTTGAGTGTAGTTCTCTTTTGTCAAAACTACCTCAACCCCCACGTGTGGGATCTCTGTATTCTCCTTTCTCTTTACTTCGGCAAACTTTTTGAGCCGTTCAACTGTAACGCTGGGCATTACGTGTCCTAATCTCGTTGGCTGCGTTGGAATGGCATCTAGCGAAATATATATCAAATCAACTCTAAGCTTCACGAGCTCTTCAATTAGTCCCTCGGTAAGAAGGAAGCCGTTTGTTGAAATACCTACCGCATATCCTTTCTTTTTTACTTCCTTTACCATATCCATAAAACGAGGATGCACAAGAGGTTCGCCGATACCACCAAAGTACACCATCTTCAAGTTGGGAAACTCTTCTGTACCATCCAAAATCTTCAAGAAAAGGTTGTAATCTATATCTCCCTCCTCATCCTCCCAGTACTGCTTAAAACACATCTCACATCTCAAGTTACAGCGATTCGTTATTTCAACATAAAGATACTTCATATCCAGGGCTTTAGGTATAAGAATCTTGGCGTTGTCCCAATGGAACTCGTGCATTCAACCGCCTCCAACTGGGGGAAATATACTTACCAAGTCTTCATCTTTGAGTTTGGTATTGAGTTTCTCCAGGTGTTCAATGTTCTTTCCATTAACTAGGATAACGACCCCCTTTTCAAGTTCTTTTTCTATTTTAGGATATTTGCTGTATAACTTTTCCAATAGTTCCCCAACAGTGTTGGCCTGGAGTTCCAGTTCGTTCTTTCTAACAATGTTCCTCAATGTAGCAAAAAATCTCACCCTGACCATTTTTACTCACCCAAAAATAAATAGTGAAAGAAAAGTTAATAATACTTATCCAAGTCAAGCCCCTTAAGCTTCTCCTCGGTTGGATATCCTTTCTCGTCCCAGCCTCTGAGCTTGTAGTATTTTGGAAGGATTTCATGGAGCTTTACAACATGTCCTTTGTTTGGTCCCTCCGGCATTGGCTCTTCCAAGAACCTCTTGGGTAGGGTGTCGTCCTTTTCTGGGATTAGACCGGCTTTGAGGTTGAAGATTCTCTCAAGGTTCCATACTCTTTCTCCTGCCTTAAGCCACTCGTCGGTTGTAAACTCAAAGCCTGTTGCGGCGTTTAACATTTCCGCGTAGTCATCCGCTCCGAGTGCAAAGCTTGTGAAGAGACACAATCCAGCGGAGTCTATGACTGCAGTTAAGTCCTGGAATATCTTAACCCACTTGGCTTTCTCTTCACTCACATCGTGCGGATCGAGCTTTACTGGGACACCAAGGATTTCTGGGCTGATCATGTAACCCCTAACGTGACATCCACCTCTGTTTGAGGTAGCGTAGGTAACACCATGGCCCTCTGCACCTCTGGGATCATATGCCGGAAGCTCTTGCTTTTTAACGCTCATTGAATACTCCGGGTGTCCATAGCTTTCAGCTAAACGGTAGCTTCCTTCAGCGAGTTTGTCACCAAAGCCCTCTCTCTTCGCAATCTTCTCAATGTAATAGTGGAGTACTTCACTGTTGCCAAATCTCAACGGTGGTGCATCCCCAAGTTCCTCCTGCTTTATGATGCCCTTCTCATAAAGCTCCATAGCCGCTGCAAGTGTTCCACCTGTTGATATGGTATCAAGCCCGAACTCGTCACAGAGGTGGTTTGCAATTGTTATGCTCGCCAGATCGTTTATACCGCAAGTTGCACCGAGCGCCCATATGCTTTCATATTCGGGCCCCTCGGTAACTCCTACAGCTGGGTGATATGAGACTCTTCCACACCCAATTGGACATGCAAAACACGAATGGTTTCTCACCAAGTACTTTGCGACCAAAGCCTCACCGCTCTGCTCGTAGGCGTACTTGAATACTCCGGTCTGGAAGTTGTACGTTGGATAAAGACCGTTTTCGTTGATTATGTTTACCAGAACT harbors:
- the asnS gene encoding asparagine--tRNA ligase; amino-acid sequence: MIEKIYCMDVKPKMEGERVKLAGWVYRKREVGNKVFIVLRDSSGIIQTIFMKDLSEDAYEKAKQVGIESSVIIEGTVKSDSRAPTGVEIQADKIEILQNVEFFPITKDASDEFLLDVRHLHLHSPKVGSVMKVKGTLMQAAREWLLQDGWYEVFPPILVTGAVEGGATLFKLKYFDREAYLSQSAQLYLEAAIFGLEKVWSLTPSFRAEKSRTRRHLTEYWHLELEAAWMDLWDLLEVEEELVSYMVQRTLELRKKEIEEFRKDFTTLKNSEPPFPRISYDEAIDILQSKGVKIEWGEDMGADEERILTQEFDRPFFVYGYPKHIKAFYMKEDPEDSRKALAADMLAPEGYGEVIGGSQREDDYEKLVQRILEEGMDPKNYEWYLDLRKYGSVPHSGFGLGLERLVAWVLKLNHIRWATLFPRTPSRIYP
- a CDS encoding DUF6544 family protein; the encoded protein is MVLALMVSSYTLGSLMFTKKVKDEAKEIFSDSTEIKPEVVTEKDIEGLPEPVQRYLKYTQIIGKEKIKTVRLKQGGYFRINENKWSPIQAEQYFNVDGVEFIWVAKTKFAPLLSIYAKDEFIDGEGNLVVMSLYLHQAECEGML
- a CDS encoding NUDIX domain-containing protein; translated protein: MKHRIRVAAIIVRDDSILLVKHVHPETKYEWWVPPGGGVENGDNSIFDAARREVWEETGLNVNVIPEFKYIREFFDKENNTLNLEIFVEAEIISGDLTIKNVCGNGKDEDYIKSVKWISKEEVGEYEIFPEIIKEKSFWVKRQSKVTKYLGRQTS
- a CDS encoding nucleotidyltransferase domain-containing protein, which gives rise to MNVKIEETTNHIEYVIKDVPSQYHDTLKHYFFTQNEDQFVKSYRKDTFMFPHNISEIESRFSKHLVEMLEITNGNKSMDWELSLSRTIEILDEKNIKWWLAGSTACAIRGINIKPRDIDIMTYKSEISKIKHAFKNYIIEPFHYINDWVVSGFGVVFIEGRVDIAFDPVESCDDNGRLDFGYYASNNLETIQWKGKQIKVPPVELHIKSNEIRRRTERVKLIKEYIEKR
- a CDS encoding TIM barrel protein: MLNSISIWNFIDEENDIVDLTILFTENGFDAVSFTPESIFRLSKSKISKLKSVIDEKRIPVTIHADFNISTNEIDKLFDIFDNSLKCISLDPRCKIDQDGNFFESLNVIKTLEYLIDKTESKGILFGLEDFPLDSNALKNHSNQMQRILKCPRYGILLDLGHMNLRINNHAYFKNKGIIKYITDIPVKIIELHVHDNDSLGDKHMPPGKGVLDYNTVVNTLKELKFNSIATLEIAPKRYNSTPTMEIESAIQGVQFWRNMY
- the hycI gene encoding hydrogenase maturation peptidase HycI; the protein is MELEEFFKDAKRVLICGIGNDTRGDDAFGVYVVEKLKERISNQKVVFLNCGEMPESYAGKIIRENPSHVVFIDAVHFEGKPGEIVLADPEGTLGEAFSTHKMPLKLLVGYLKQNINSRFILIGAQPKQTGLFVEMSRELKDSAERLVNILERILAEI
- a CDS encoding Mrp/NBP35 family ATP-binding protein, translated to MIDPRIKAIEARLEKVNRIIPVVSGKGGVGKSMVSTILALVLAKKGYKVGLLDLDFHGASDHVILGFEPKEFPEEDRGVIPPEVHGIKFMSIVYYSEDKPTPLRGMEISDALIELLAITRWDELDFLVIDMPPGMGDQFLDILRFLKEGEFIVVATPSKLAINVIKKLIELLKEQKFKIVGLVENLKLDEEKDIEEIANEFNVPYLVGIPLYKDLDEKVGNVEELLKSEFSKKIERVADSL
- the hypA gene encoding hydrogenase nickel incorporation protein HypA, whose protein sequence is MHEWALADGIVRTAIEFARQHGKEKVLAMRISLGELQDVNQEILEFAINEIKKGTIAEEAELEFIIEEAEFKCRNCGNEWKLKDVKESFNETIKEDIHFIPEVVHAFLACPNCGSRDFEVTKGRGVYLAAIKVEGDDE
- a CDS encoding acetyl ornithine aminotransferase family protein encodes the protein MEYPKLVVTPPGPKAKELVEREKRVISQGLGVKLFPVVPERGYGALIEDVDGNVFIDFLAGAAAASTGYAHPKLVKEVQEQVSKIQHSMIGYTYSKRAIEVAEILAEKSPIENPKILFGLSGSDSIDLLMKVARFATRKPWIIAFIGAYHGQTYGATSVAAFQSSQKRGFSPLVPNVVWIPYPNPYRNVWNIDGYEEPDELINAFLDYLENYVFAHVIPPDEVSILLAEPIQGDAGIVVPPDNFFKELKKVLDEREILLAMDEVQTGIGRTGKWFGSEWFEVEPDFISFGKGVASGMGLSGVIGKAHLMEMTSGSALLTPAANPVISAAAYATLRIIEEENLLKNALKVGEFIKKRLLEMKESYDVIGDVRGKGLMIGAEIVKPNTKVPNPDLTGKICWRAFELGLILPSYGMFGNVIRITPPLVITKKIAEKGLEIMEQALKDALAGKVKHKTITWH
- a CDS encoding tungsten cofactor oxidoreductase radical SAM maturase; amino-acid sequence: MHEFHWDNAKILIPKALDMKYLYVEITNRCNLRCEMCFKQYWEDEEGDIDYNLFLKILDGTEEFPNLKMVYFGGIGEPLVHPRFMDMVKEVKKKGYAVGISTNGFLLTEGLIEELVKLRVDLIYISLDAIPTQPTRLGHVMPSVTVERLKKFAEVKRKENTEIPHVGVEVVLTKENYTQMAELVKYLSKFNIDALLFSNLMPITPEHAEMIIYDGSVDISKALSKLYPQIYRGFPVKIAEFKLRSERHCDFVENNVAVVRWDGEVVPCYRFLHTYPEYIFGRHKKVEAYSFGNVKEKSLKEIWTSREYTWFRFSVRNSLYPSCTDCPVVDACDYAKGSKMDCWGNVPSCGDCLWARRIVLCPIPREEHGKFW